In Chromatiales bacterium, the genomic stretch AGACTATGGTATTCACTGGCTTAAGGTGTGGAACATGGTGCGCGATCAGGAACTGTTCTCGCCTTGGTATATACGCAAGAAAGAGCACATCATTCGCGATCATGAACCCAATATCGCGCCCGCCGTGATCCATCGGCGCACTGTTGATTTATTCAAGTCCCTCGATATCTATCAATCGGCTTACGGCGCGCATTTTAGTTACCCCGTGCTGAAGAAACTGCCGCAGGTGGCCTGCCCGATCTTGCTCAACGATGCTGCGGGCGGTACACGTCAAGCACTTACCGCCAGCAAAGCAGCCACGGCCAAAGCGTTACCGAACAATCCGGCAGCTCTGGCCTCTGAACTACTCTCTTTCTTTGGGTGATTTACAGAAGGCCTGAAGATCTGGTAATGACAGGGCGCGAATTCGCGAGATTCGGCTCGAGCGGGGATCATACGCTTGCTCCCGCAGGATCAGCGAGCGACTCGACGGATCGTGGCATCGACGCGAGTTTGGTCGACCCCACAGCACTGGGTTACTGGCCGCTAGAGCGCGGCAAAGAATGCCCTGAGACGGCGCGCGTTCGTGCCGGCATCTCCACCGCCGACTCGCGACAGCGAGCGTGCATCGATGATCGTCCCGTCGCCGGCTGGGCGAATCCGGATCACGACGTCGTCTTTAAAGCGAAACCAGAACGTCGTATCTGTGGCCTCGATTCGGCCCTCGGCAGGCACGGCGGCAACGAGTTCCCAGCCCAGTTGTTCGACGGCCGCGAGTGCGCGATTGAAGACGACGTTCGGCGGTTGGGCAATTGTCAGGGTTTTTATGTCGGGGTAAGCGTCCGTTTGAAGTTGTGCCAGGCGCTCCTTGGTCATGCCCTGCGAGCCGCCGTAGACCGTGGTATTTGGAGCATCGGCGCGCAACGGCATGACCGCGACGTAAGCCGGCGGATCGACGGTATCGGTCGAGACATCGTGAATCGGCGGGATATTGGCGCCCTCGGAAGGGCGGTAGGCTTCGGGCACGTAGTACCCCAAGCCTGCCGCAGCGGTACCGATCAACGCGAGGCTCACGAGCTTGCTTGCGTTGCCGGTTTTCCAGAGCTGGCTCAACGCCAACAGGCCGATAGTGATGATCAGGCCCGCAATTGCTATCCAGCCGGCATAGGCATTGGCGAACTGCAGCAGCGCAAAGCCTCTGCGGAAATCCCACAACCCGAACCATACCCCCATCGACGCGACCAATGTGACGCCGCCGATGCCGAGTCCTGCAAGCAGAGCCAAAATGGCAATCCACATCATCCACGGTCTTTGTTGACGAGTCATTGTTATCCCCGGATCGTTTTACGACTGTAGTTGCGGTCAACGTGCCCTTATAACTGATAAGGACGCTAATGGATATTAAGTTACTGTTGACAGTTGGAGGCACCGTGTTTCTCGCCAGCTGTGAGTACGCTTGCAAGCTGGCTGGCCGTGGTCAACCAGCCGATGCGGCGCAGCCAACGCTACCAGGCTAACAAGCTGCCATCGTACAGGCGGAACTGACCGGAAGTCTTGGCATCGAGATCGACAATCCGGGCGCGAACCCCTTTGGCGCTGGTCTGTACTGCGACTGGAGCGTTCGCGCCTCCCATGCGCGTCCGTGCCCAACCCGGGCACACCGCGAGTGTGTGCACGCCGCGCGACGCCAGGTCTTTCGCGAGCGTTGCCATGATCATATTGACGGCCACCTTGCTCGATCGATATGCATACAAGCCACCTTCGGTCCCAGCGATCGATGCGACGCCACTCGATAGCGTAATAACCTTGCGCTGGGCGCTGCTTGCAACATTGTCGATCAAGGCTTCTGTGAGCCGCAGGGGCGCCACTGTGTTGGTGCGCCAGACTTCTTCCAGCACCTCGTAACGAATGCTGCCGAAACTCTGGCCGGGATCCTTCTCTGCCACTGCCTTCGGACCAAACAACCCCGCGTTGTTGATCAACACGTCGATCGGTACCCCTGACATGGCTTGCCGTACCGACTCGATCGACGAACCGCTCGCCACATCGAGCGTCACGACCCGCACATTCGGTGCGCCCGCAAGTTCGTTTAAACCGGTTGCCCCTGCAGGTGCCCGACAAGTAGCGATGACACGCCAACTGTCTGCGGCGTATTGGCGGGCGAGTTCGAGGCCAATGCCGCGATTCGCTCCCGTAATGAACACTGTCGGCATGCGCTACTCCTGATCAAATGTCGAAATGGCGCTAAGGACTCACGCGCCCTCAGGCTTACCTGATGGCGTGCGGTCGAAGTCGCTGGCCGCGTGCCGCTCGCGGAGCTGCTG encodes the following:
- a CDS encoding SDR family oxidoreductase, coding for MPTVFITGANRGIGLELARQYAADSWRVIATCRAPAGATGLNELAGAPNVRVVTLDVASGSSIESVRQAMSGVPIDVLINNAGLFGPKAVAEKDPGQSFGSIRYEVLEEVWRTNTVAPLRLTEALIDNVASSAQRKVITLSSGVASIAGTEGGLYAYRSSKVAVNMIMATLAKDLASRGVHTLAVCPGWARTRMGGANAPVAVQTSAKGVRARIVDLDAKTSGQFRLYDGSLLAW
- a CDS encoding DUF1499 domain-containing protein, with product MTRQQRPWMMWIAILALLAGLGIGGVTLVASMGVWFGLWDFRRGFALLQFANAYAGWIAIAGLIITIGLLALSQLWKTGNASKLVSLALIGTAAAGLGYYVPEAYRPSEGANIPPIHDVSTDTVDPPAYVAVMPLRADAPNTTVYGGSQGMTKERLAQLQTDAYPDIKTLTIAQPPNVVFNRALAAVEQLGWELVAAVPAEGRIEATDTTFWFRFKDDVVIRIRPAGDGTIIDARSLSRVGGGDAGTNARRLRAFFAAL